GCGGATTACGCAAAGTCTCTCTCCCGCTAGCTCTGTTGGACGGTTGCTGCTTCTGCGGCATTTTCCAGCTTCTTGCGATGTTGCAGGCAAGCCTCGCACCTTCTGCTTTTTCGCCCAAAAGCCGTGTAATATTTGCTTTTTTTGCAAGACCGGCACGTAATGTACAACGAGCTCGACAAGTTGTAGTTCTCCACTGGCGTGTTTTCTTTGAGGTGCACCGTCTTGTTGTATTTCATGAGCAAATGAGCTGTGTGGATGGCATCGACCAAGGCCGAGTGCAGCCTGCCCTCCTGGATGATTCCTGCCGTGTCGATCGCTTCTTTTAGACTCATCTGTTTGCGATCAGCCAAAAGCATGCTAATTGGCGGTTGGATGTCATTGTAATTGCGCATCCAGTTGAAGTCCAAACCGAACCGCGCACAATGCTCGATCATCAGCCGCTTGTCGTCTTGCCCCCATGTGCACAGGTAGTATTCAGAATCGTTGCCGATCCACTTCATAAATTCTGCGAACGCCCGGCGAAACGGGATAAAGGTTGGCATGTTCTCTTTATCGAGACCGATGAACTTGCGCGTTCTCTCCGAGATTCTGCGTTCAATGGCTGGAAAGGTATAGCGCTGAAATGTGTCGACCTCCACGCCATTTTTTCCGGGCACGACT
This genomic stretch from Brevibacillus brevis harbors:
- a CDS encoding 3'-5' exonuclease, which produces MQIIVFDLETTLTYQRDKIPEIIEIGAAKVVPGKNGVEVDTFQRYTFPAIERRISERTRKFIGLDKENMPTFIPFRRAFAEFMKWIGNDSEYYLCTWGQDDKRLMIEHCARFGLDFNWMRNYNDIQPPISMLLADRKQMSLKEAIDTAGIIQEGRLHSALVDAIHTAHLLMKYNKTVHLKENTPVENYNLSSSLYITCRSCKKSKYYTAFGRKSRRCEACLQHRKKLENAAEAATVQQS